In Desulfopila inferna, the following are encoded in one genomic region:
- a CDS encoding type I glyceraldehyde-3-phosphate dehydrogenase has translation MTIRVAINGYGRIGRCVLRALYESGYRDQVRIVGINELSEIDSLVHLTRFDSTHGTFTGEVNRGDGVIYVNGDEIMVYSQRDIRRINWGELGVDIVLECSGSYSERCFAQQHIDQGAAKVIFSCPATRDVDATIVYGFNERILKKEHRIISNASCTTNCSAHVIDLLDNRLGIEEGIITIVHSSMNDQPVIDAYHNPDLRKSRSSGSSIIPVSTGLAQGIARLFPHLAERFEAVSLRVPTMNVSLMQLSIKVREGTTAKAVNNILRQEAEGRLDGILGYTELPLVSCDFNHNPCSAVVDGSQTLVSGASLVTVIAWFDNEWGYANRMLDTALALSRAPE, from the coding sequence ATGACTATTAGAGTTGCAATAAACGGTTACGGCCGTATAGGCCGATGCGTTCTCCGGGCTCTATATGAGTCCGGCTACCGTGACCAGGTGAGGATTGTCGGTATTAATGAACTGTCGGAAATCGACTCTCTTGTTCATCTCACCAGGTTTGATTCTACGCACGGCACCTTTACCGGAGAAGTCAATCGTGGTGATGGAGTAATTTACGTCAACGGCGATGAAATCATGGTCTATTCCCAGCGCGATATACGCCGGATCAACTGGGGTGAGCTGGGAGTCGATATTGTCCTCGAATGCAGCGGCAGTTATTCGGAGAGATGTTTCGCCCAACAGCATATTGACCAGGGCGCGGCCAAGGTTATCTTTTCCTGCCCGGCAACGCGTGATGTCGATGCTACCATTGTCTACGGTTTCAACGAGCGAATCTTGAAAAAGGAGCATCGGATTATTTCAAATGCCTCATGCACGACCAACTGTTCTGCCCACGTTATAGATCTACTGGACAATCGTCTGGGAATAGAGGAGGGCATCATTACTATTGTGCACTCTTCGATGAACGATCAGCCGGTGATCGATGCTTATCACAATCCGGATCTTCGCAAAAGCAGAAGTTCCGGCAGTTCCATCATCCCCGTCAGTACAGGGCTGGCCCAGGGAATCGCACGGCTTTTCCCTCATCTTGCCGAACGCTTCGAGGCCGTTTCCCTGAGAGTTCCAACCATGAATGTCTCGTTGATGCAGCTCAGCATAAAGGTCAGAGAGGGTACGACCGCTAAGGCTGTAAATAACATTCTCAGACAGGAGGCCGAAGGGCGGCTTGATGGTATTCTGGGTTATACCGAATTACCGCTTGTCTCCTGCGATTTTAACCATAATCCGTGCTCTGCCGTGGTTGACGGCTCCCAGACTCTGGTGAGCGGCGCCTCTCTGGTTACCGTTATTGCCTGGTTTGATAATGAATGGGGCTATGCCAACCGTATGCTGGATACTGCCCTGGCCCTTAGCCGGGCTCCAGAGT
- a CDS encoding AAA family ATPase yields MDKKTDSPSGDPAPFQDRVSVNVFFSGAQRRKLLDEIKKSIADGIPVITLTGEEGTGKTMICRMVEKEVQAQITCVYLPNTLESFDDVVRVLALKVGTPSADKPETTKILVDEIARTLEENDSRLVVVFDQTERMYLATIERIRKMLDRMNVNSTLLQIIFAGRKSLLENLGQLEICNFQDVEEKHFSLNLLGLSETYAYLNHCAKQRSPGRGKNIFTPEAAKKIFSMAQGNLRMTNMLAAKSLDAADSETSFMVLLDNVSSKEEAKLERRKKLWSKARLPGWQWSLGGGGLLVLVVFFLLAGGGEQQESPHVVIEKRLEDTAPEKEKVQEAVAEQSEAAPEKKRSGRKLAAVDKNAAPKILPDDVKDNSAVPVISTETENRRQLPAKEIRLPVEQKEGNRPEKAGDILSVAAADQRAEPAKPKAEKMVQEGKPEAAATATANPVISPRIEKPAIGTAEKTEVIEEISKIAAQALAVKEKSEAAAERPENSPQADIVREEVSDSASALTPVPVKVENMMDGVIEEKGAREVEPVVFAGMKKRLPPPRADIGGAKEIVKIAPAKIKIAVAPENLEKEAVPSEKNISAVRLFEMREAAGGKWLSGQARGSHTVQLMALTAEHAEDNLKGRFEQQEYREIADNIFIIKGNASTVYVYYGEYPDLDSARQARNSLPVFLHKHDPYAVSVEGAIAKAVSGQ; encoded by the coding sequence ATGGATAAAAAAACAGACAGCCCGTCCGGTGATCCTGCTCCCTTTCAGGACCGGGTGAGCGTAAATGTGTTCTTTTCCGGAGCGCAGCGGCGAAAACTTCTCGATGAAATTAAGAAATCCATTGCCGACGGCATTCCGGTAATTACCCTGACCGGAGAAGAGGGAACCGGAAAGACCATGATCTGCAGGATGGTAGAGAAAGAGGTGCAGGCGCAGATCACGTGTGTTTACCTGCCTAATACCTTGGAATCGTTCGATGATGTTGTCCGTGTATTAGCGCTGAAGGTCGGTACGCCAAGTGCGGACAAACCGGAAACGACAAAAATTCTTGTTGATGAAATTGCCCGTACCCTGGAAGAAAATGACAGTCGTCTGGTCGTTGTCTTTGACCAGACCGAGAGAATGTATCTGGCAACCATCGAGAGAATCCGCAAAATGCTTGATCGAATGAATGTCAACTCGACTCTGCTGCAGATAATATTCGCGGGACGCAAGAGTCTGCTGGAAAATCTCGGGCAGCTTGAAATCTGCAATTTTCAGGATGTTGAGGAAAAACATTTCAGCTTGAACCTCCTCGGTCTTTCGGAAACTTATGCCTACCTGAACCATTGCGCCAAACAACGATCACCGGGCCGTGGTAAGAATATTTTTACACCGGAGGCCGCCAAAAAGATATTCAGCATGGCTCAGGGTAATCTGCGGATGACTAATATGCTGGCAGCCAAGTCCCTGGATGCCGCTGATTCCGAGACCTCTTTTATGGTCCTCCTGGATAACGTCAGCAGCAAAGAAGAGGCCAAGCTGGAGAGAAGGAAAAAATTATGGTCGAAGGCACGGCTGCCTGGGTGGCAATGGAGTTTGGGCGGTGGCGGTTTGCTTGTACTGGTTGTATTTTTTCTTCTTGCCGGAGGAGGAGAACAGCAAGAGAGTCCTCACGTGGTCATTGAAAAAAGGCTTGAGGATACCGCTCCCGAGAAAGAGAAAGTGCAGGAGGCGGTAGCGGAGCAGTCTGAAGCTGCACCTGAAAAAAAGCGCAGCGGCCGCAAGTTAGCCGCAGTGGATAAGAATGCGGCCCCGAAGATATTGCCTGATGATGTCAAGGATAATTCAGCTGTACCGGTAATATCAACGGAGACAGAAAATAGAAGGCAGCTCCCTGCAAAAGAGATCCGGCTGCCGGTAGAGCAAAAGGAAGGAAATCGTCCAGAGAAGGCTGGAGACATTCTCTCTGTGGCCGCTGCGGATCAGCGTGCAGAGCCTGCAAAACCGAAAGCCGAAAAGATGGTGCAAGAAGGCAAACCTGAGGCAGCAGCAACAGCCACCGCTAATCCGGTTATATCACCGCGGATTGAAAAACCTGCCATCGGCACTGCCGAAAAAACCGAGGTAATCGAAGAGATCTCCAAGATAGCCGCGCAAGCGCTTGCGGTTAAAGAAAAATCGGAGGCAGCAGCGGAAAGGCCGGAGAATTCACCTCAAGCCGACATTGTCAGGGAAGAAGTATCTGATAGTGCTTCGGCGTTGACTCCGGTTCCGGTAAAGGTGGAAAATATGATGGATGGGGTGATAGAGGAAAAAGGTGCGAGAGAGGTCGAACCGGTAGTGTTTGCAGGAATGAAGAAAAGGTTGCCTCCGCCGCGGGCGGACATTGGAGGAGCAAAGGAAATAGTGAAGATAGCTCCAGCCAAGATCAAGATTGCCGTTGCCCCGGAAAACCTGGAGAAAGAGGCAGTCCCATCGGAAAAGAACATCTCTGCCGTCAGACTCTTCGAGATGCGGGAAGCTGCAGGAGGGAAATGGCTTAGTGGTCAAGCCCGCGGTAGCCATACGGTCCAGCTCATGGCGCTCACTGCTGAACATGCAGAGGACAATTTAAAGGGAAGGTTCGAACAGCAAGAGTACCGCGAGATTGCCGACAATATTTTTATTATCAAGGGTAACGCCTCGACTGTGTATGTATATTATGGAGAATATCCTGATTTGGATTCGGCACGGCAGGCGAGAAACAGTCTACCGGTATTTCTACACAAACATGATCCCTATGCGGTTTCGGTGGAGGGCGCCATTGCCAAAGCCGTATCGGGGCAATAA
- a CDS encoding sulfite exporter TauE/SafE family protein produces the protein MTVIFAIGMIFFLAAFVQGLTGFGSALIAMPLLCLVVDIKFAIPLSVLTSLIITSLLTLKLKSHLDIRKLLPLCLSTLPGIAVGATLLKHVQSETMALLLGILLICYSSYNLFFTPKPRAIHHGWGYLAGFCSGAIGSAFSAGGPPAIIYTTLTGWSKDYIKATLTGFFLFNSAMVAMAHGISGLTTQSVFISFLYSSPFVFAGTLLGSFCYRFLAGKIYLKTVYLFLIVMGMMMIVLKS, from the coding sequence ATGACCGTGATATTTGCAATAGGCATGATCTTCTTCCTGGCTGCGTTCGTGCAGGGACTGACCGGATTTGGTTCGGCACTTATCGCCATGCCGCTGCTCTGCCTGGTGGTCGACATCAAATTCGCTATTCCGCTCTCTGTGCTCACCAGCCTTATTATTACCTCCCTGCTGACATTGAAGCTCAAATCTCATCTGGATATCAGGAAACTCCTGCCCCTGTGCCTGTCAACGCTTCCGGGAATAGCTGTCGGGGCCACACTGCTCAAACATGTCCAATCAGAGACAATGGCGCTGCTGCTCGGCATTCTGCTCATCTGCTACAGCTCCTATAATCTCTTTTTTACCCCGAAGCCGAGGGCGATCCACCACGGCTGGGGGTATCTCGCCGGATTCTGCTCCGGAGCAATAGGATCCGCCTTCAGTGCCGGAGGACCACCGGCCATTATTTACACCACCCTGACGGGCTGGAGTAAGGATTATATCAAAGCCACACTTACCGGATTTTTTCTCTTCAACTCCGCTATGGTAGCCATGGCTCATGGGATAAGCGGCCTGACCACCCAGTCTGTTTTCATATCCTTCCTCTATTCCTCTCCCTTCGTCTTTGCCGGCACACTCCTCGGTTCGTTCTGCTATCGTTTCCTTGCTGGAAAAATCTATTTGAAAACCGTCTATCTCTTCCTTATCGTCATGGGTATGATGATGATCGTATTGAAAAGCTGA
- the aat gene encoding leucyl/phenylalanyl-tRNA--protein transferase encodes MPVFRLTDDIIFPRPGLAEENGLLAVGGDLSPARLIAAYRLGIFPWFSDGDPILWWSPSPRFVIYPEKFRIQKRLGRYMKKPLYRVTMDEAFDQVIESCASIRKEQGEETWITAEMKKAYQLLHKLGYAHSIECWQGEILAGGLYGVALDRVFFGESMFTRLSNASKIALASLVIYLKRRQFRLIDCQMMTEHLLRYGACEISGREFRKHLQDYILKTYPDGKWKYDTNN; translated from the coding sequence ATGCCTGTTTTTCGATTGACTGATGATATTATTTTTCCAAGGCCAGGTTTGGCTGAAGAGAATGGATTGCTGGCGGTTGGCGGAGACTTGAGCCCGGCACGCCTCATAGCTGCATACAGGCTGGGAATCTTTCCCTGGTTTTCTGACGGAGATCCGATTCTATGGTGGTCGCCCTCACCCCGGTTTGTGATTTATCCGGAGAAGTTCCGGATTCAGAAAAGACTGGGAAGGTATATGAAAAAGCCCCTATACCGGGTTACCATGGATGAGGCCTTCGACCAGGTGATCGAGTCTTGTGCTTCCATTCGCAAGGAGCAAGGCGAAGAGACCTGGATAACAGCAGAAATGAAGAAAGCCTACCAGTTGCTGCACAAACTGGGATATGCACATTCCATTGAATGCTGGCAAGGTGAGATACTTGCCGGCGGCCTCTACGGTGTAGCCCTGGATCGTGTCTTTTTTGGTGAATCAATGTTTACCCGGCTGTCAAACGCTTCTAAAATTGCCCTGGCATCGCTCGTTATTTACCTGAAGAGACGGCAGTTCAGACTTATAGACTGTCAGATGATGACTGAGCATCTTCTGCGCTATGGCGCCTGCGAAATTTCAGGCAGAGAATTTAGAAAACATTTACAGGATTATATCCTCAAAACATATCCCGACGGAAAATGGAAATATGACACCAACAATTAA
- a CDS encoding TSCPD domain-containing protein has protein sequence MTPTINTERCDGCGADKPVHEIAGNELCNECLLIAKTLHQDPSKLARIVKLTGIDVAPETVFSGNDGSRSPRFDGLPEVLDAVRFRTTDCDKNKWYVSISEIDNQPVEIFASTAFDRDHHLQTRISNLTTITRLISLILRHVFLGEVLTLEKTLKQLHRSSRQQNDLPDMLTRVLSKYCKQPQQTDTEKV, from the coding sequence ATGACACCAACAATTAATACCGAAAGATGCGATGGCTGCGGTGCAGATAAGCCTGTGCATGAAATTGCCGGCAATGAACTTTGCAACGAATGTCTTCTTATTGCAAAAACATTGCACCAGGACCCCAGCAAGCTGGCACGAATTGTCAAACTCACCGGGATCGATGTCGCTCCGGAAACCGTTTTCTCTGGCAATGACGGCAGCCGGTCGCCTCGATTCGACGGCTTGCCTGAAGTACTTGACGCGGTCCGTTTTCGTACCACCGATTGCGACAAAAACAAATGGTATGTATCGATCAGTGAAATTGATAATCAACCGGTGGAGATTTTTGCCTCCACCGCCTTTGACCGAGACCATCACCTGCAAACCCGGATATCCAATCTCACCACCATCACCAGGCTTATTTCACTCATTCTGCGACATGTCTTTTTAGGAGAAGTACTAACCCTTGAAAAAACCCTGAAACAGCTTCACAGAAGCTCACGTCAGCAGAACGACCTGCCGGATATGTTGACGAGAGTTCTCAGCAAATACTGCAAACAACCGCAGCAAACAGATACTGAAAAAGTTTAG
- a CDS encoding HD domain-containing protein has product MQHIPFDLELYRRQMHSLIGGRPDEQVFWDALNFATEAHDDQWRKSGDAYILHPCSVANILAAEMDILHPEILAAALLHDTVEDVEEVTGEVVGQKFGQYVQAIVEGCTKVTQSSGDKQSHYKRVHRKIFSGAALRPEVMLVKLADRLHNLRTLKAMPKRKQQKIADETLDIYAPLATVFGLFNMKREMYNLALTYKFPKQWVKLDVHINNLKQAAAPKEIIETLRLKARETLPETKVDLRVKELWAYYDHNNRILLQQIDFPYEILIVVNDSHACYQALGVVNQTFRPIPRTIRDFIANPKPTGYQGLHARAIIKGQRYLFKIRTEDMARRAQRGLFRNWSSKNRKQGRFIHEIKELFDVIGSDVSVSYRDVIAASGKKEIYTYTPKGDLICLPLHSTVLDFAFRVHTDVGHSCMGAMVGNIRRSAGHILKDGDMVRIIRSAKPLQFDPDILDLCKVPRTRAELSKGFRGRRRQVARDVGYSTLSQEMKRYGIPLDFLKSFEMQQIYNFFSLKDADELYEHIGDGRLRLPEIINRFRHEFHLENLKVVPQGEEYNTIELTTLDPVTIKLSSCCKPLPTEKNNCALLTRERLSIHRKTCRRLEEIKFLREDAVNIVWKTLETPIKKPQSIHILEAKRQRIMMITGVAPVEMIISELSVVSSKPTKTPAWELNFEVPNLAILNNVLKHFEKSGIRFEFEFDY; this is encoded by the coding sequence ATGCAGCATATCCCTTTTGACCTGGAACTCTATCGCAGACAAATGCACAGCTTAATCGGCGGCAGACCTGATGAGCAAGTGTTCTGGGATGCCCTCAACTTTGCCACCGAGGCCCATGACGATCAGTGGCGTAAGTCTGGGGATGCCTATATCCTCCATCCTTGTTCCGTGGCCAATATTCTCGCCGCTGAAATGGATATTCTTCATCCGGAGATACTTGCCGCTGCTCTCCTTCATGACACTGTCGAGGATGTTGAGGAGGTAACCGGAGAGGTGGTCGGTCAAAAATTCGGACAATATGTCCAGGCCATCGTCGAGGGCTGCACCAAGGTAACCCAGTCATCCGGAGACAAACAGTCTCATTATAAAAGGGTTCATCGAAAAATATTCTCCGGAGCAGCGCTGCGGCCCGAAGTTATGCTGGTAAAATTGGCAGACAGGCTGCACAATCTGCGTACACTGAAAGCGATGCCCAAGAGAAAACAGCAGAAAATCGCCGATGAGACGCTGGATATTTATGCGCCGCTAGCCACTGTTTTCGGATTGTTTAATATGAAGCGAGAGATGTACAATCTTGCCCTGACCTACAAGTTTCCTAAACAATGGGTTAAATTAGACGTCCATATCAACAACCTGAAGCAGGCGGCGGCTCCTAAAGAAATTATCGAAACTCTGCGGCTTAAGGCCCGGGAAACACTTCCAGAGACAAAAGTGGATCTGCGCGTCAAGGAGCTGTGGGCCTATTACGATCATAACAATCGTATACTTCTTCAGCAGATAGACTTTCCTTATGAGATTTTGATAGTCGTGAATGACAGTCACGCCTGCTATCAGGCACTCGGTGTTGTCAATCAGACATTTCGGCCGATCCCCAGGACAATCAGGGATTTTATCGCCAACCCCAAGCCCACCGGTTATCAGGGCCTTCATGCCCGCGCCATAATCAAAGGGCAGCGCTATCTGTTCAAGATACGAACCGAGGATATGGCCCGGCGCGCCCAGCGCGGGCTTTTCCGGAACTGGAGCTCGAAGAATCGCAAACAGGGAAGATTTATCCATGAAATAAAGGAGCTTTTTGATGTTATCGGCTCAGATGTCTCGGTTTCTTATCGTGATGTCATTGCTGCAAGCGGTAAAAAGGAGATATATACCTATACCCCAAAGGGAGATCTGATTTGTTTGCCCCTGCACTCCACTGTTCTCGATTTTGCCTTTCGGGTACACACCGATGTAGGGCACTCCTGCATGGGCGCCATGGTCGGTAATATCCGCAGAAGCGCCGGCCATATTCTCAAAGACGGAGACATGGTGCGTATCATCAGATCGGCAAAGCCACTGCAATTTGATCCGGATATTCTCGATCTCTGCAAGGTGCCCAGGACCCGGGCTGAATTATCGAAAGGCTTTCGCGGACGCAGGCGGCAGGTTGCCAGGGATGTCGGTTATTCAACCCTCAGCCAGGAAATGAAGCGATATGGAATCCCTCTTGATTTCCTTAAGAGTTTTGAAATGCAGCAAATCTATAATTTCTTCTCGTTGAAGGATGCGGATGAGCTGTATGAACATATTGGTGATGGGCGTCTGCGTCTACCGGAGATCATCAACCGGTTCAGACATGAATTTCATCTTGAAAATCTTAAAGTTGTCCCTCAAGGCGAGGAATATAATACCATTGAGCTCACTACTCTTGATCCCGTCACCATCAAGCTGTCATCCTGCTGTAAGCCCTTGCCCACCGAGAAAAATAATTGCGCCCTATTAACTCGCGAGCGCCTTTCCATCCACAGGAAAACCTGCAGGCGTCTTGAAGAGATAAAATTCCTTCGGGAAGATGCCGTCAATATTGTCTGGAAAACCCTGGAGACCCCGATAAAGAAACCGCAATCGATTCATATTCTTGAGGCAAAACGTCAGAGAATTATGATGATAACCGGAGTGGCTCCAGTGGAGATGATCATCTCGGAGCTTTCAGTTGTCTCTTCCAAGCCCACCAAAACTCCGGCCTGGGAATTGAATTTTGAGGTGCCAAATCTCGCCATTCTCAACAATGTCCTGAAACATTTTGAAAAATCAGGTATTCGGTTTGAGTTCGAATTTGACTATTAA
- the rnr gene encoding ribonuclease R, producing MAKKRKFSKDKKQHQPRTTRKNKLQGFLQSLSTSILSFVAMKGEPVNLSEIQEALSQYLPAKKEIEEAVAELVRREELVSAGKKRFRLNSKGRIFTGKIEKNPRGFGFVIDLHPAEAADYYKKDPFLTVRNMGTANHGDIVLIRVNKVRRDGRPEAEILSLLERSSEKLTGFFKAGNPPRVIPEDPRYPSTIAIVDAIADNIEENDVVIVQILPEPSEKGFVQGKICEVLGSAQNIDVQMRMVIEKHNLPHIFPKPVVQEAEALSFNAAEIADRLDLRKIAHVTIDGATAKDFDDAIAVEKTRGGYRLYVSIADVSHFVRPDTPLDKEAYLRGTSIYFPGRVIPMLPEKLSNNLCSLVPDEDRLSFSAILDFSRDGKLTSKTFGKSIMRSKHRFTYTTVKNILIDKDPQVRRLHKEFLNPLKWAGELAQSLHKRRMDRGSIGFNIPEPEVSLEEDGKIRSIKRKERNFAHLIIEEFMLAANEAVAELFTQRNIDFIYRIHEKPSPEKVEEFASFAATLGIDLPKVSAEPRWFGQVLEIVNGSPGEYVVNNLLLRTMQQARYDPDNKGHFGLAATDYTHFTSPIRRYPDLMVHRFLDALLQNKPIKDSEKGPSLKEQAEHLSSRERAAVTAERDINDRLKVFFMEQYIGENFKAVISGVSENVLFVELLDLFVSGSIDISTLTDDYYLYDIKRYRLIGEISGKTYQLGASLDVTLVDVDHRLRRINFAPARENGK from the coding sequence ATGGCTAAAAAAAGAAAGTTTTCCAAAGACAAAAAGCAACATCAACCACGAACCACCAGGAAAAACAAACTCCAGGGATTCTTGCAGTCTCTTTCAACCTCCATTTTGTCTTTTGTCGCCATGAAAGGAGAACCTGTCAACCTTTCGGAAATTCAGGAAGCGTTATCTCAATATCTTCCGGCAAAAAAGGAAATCGAAGAGGCTGTTGCCGAGCTGGTTCGCAGGGAGGAACTGGTCTCTGCCGGAAAAAAACGCTTTCGCCTTAATAGCAAAGGACGTATCTTCACCGGAAAAATAGAAAAAAACCCCAGAGGATTTGGATTTGTCATTGATCTCCATCCTGCCGAGGCTGCTGATTACTACAAAAAGGACCCCTTTCTGACTGTGCGGAATATGGGGACCGCGAATCATGGCGATATCGTCCTTATACGCGTTAACAAAGTTCGCAGGGACGGCAGGCCTGAGGCGGAAATTCTCTCGCTTCTCGAACGCTCCTCAGAAAAACTCACTGGTTTTTTTAAAGCAGGCAATCCCCCCAGAGTTATCCCGGAAGATCCGCGCTATCCCTCGACCATTGCCATTGTCGATGCAATCGCTGACAACATAGAGGAAAACGACGTAGTTATCGTGCAGATCCTGCCTGAACCTTCTGAAAAAGGATTCGTGCAAGGCAAAATCTGCGAAGTTCTGGGTTCGGCGCAAAATATCGACGTGCAGATGCGCATGGTCATTGAAAAACACAACCTGCCGCATATTTTTCCCAAGCCGGTTGTGCAGGAGGCGGAGGCCCTGTCCTTCAATGCGGCTGAAATAGCCGATCGGCTCGATCTGCGGAAAATAGCACATGTTACCATCGACGGCGCAACAGCCAAGGATTTTGACGATGCCATTGCCGTTGAAAAAACGCGGGGCGGTTATCGACTTTATGTTTCCATTGCCGATGTTTCGCACTTCGTCAGACCTGATACTCCCCTGGATAAGGAAGCGTATCTACGGGGAACCTCCATCTACTTTCCCGGAAGAGTTATTCCCATGCTGCCGGAGAAGCTCTCCAATAACCTCTGCAGTCTTGTACCCGATGAAGACAGACTGAGCTTCTCCGCTATTCTAGACTTTAGCAGAGACGGCAAGCTCACCTCGAAGACGTTCGGCAAGTCGATAATGCGCAGCAAACATCGCTTCACCTACACCACAGTTAAAAACATTCTGATTGACAAAGATCCTCAGGTACGACGGCTCCATAAAGAATTTCTCAACCCCCTGAAATGGGCCGGAGAGCTGGCTCAATCCTTGCACAAGCGGCGCATGGACAGAGGTTCCATCGGCTTCAATATCCCAGAACCGGAGGTCTCACTCGAAGAAGACGGCAAGATCAGATCCATCAAAAGAAAAGAGCGAAACTTTGCTCATCTGATAATCGAAGAATTCATGCTGGCCGCCAATGAGGCAGTAGCTGAACTCTTTACCCAACGAAATATTGACTTTATCTATCGTATTCATGAAAAACCGTCTCCAGAGAAAGTCGAGGAATTCGCCTCCTTTGCCGCAACTCTGGGCATAGATCTGCCCAAAGTCAGCGCCGAACCGCGATGGTTTGGTCAGGTACTGGAAATTGTCAATGGCAGTCCTGGCGAGTATGTGGTCAACAATCTTTTGCTGCGCACCATGCAGCAGGCACGCTATGATCCTGACAACAAGGGGCATTTCGGACTGGCTGCCACCGACTACACCCATTTCACCTCTCCGATCAGAAGGTATCCTGACCTTATGGTTCACCGTTTCCTGGATGCTCTGCTGCAGAACAAGCCCATTAAAGATAGTGAAAAAGGGCCATCCCTCAAGGAGCAGGCCGAACACCTCTCCAGCCGTGAAAGAGCAGCGGTGACAGCTGAAAGAGACATCAACGACAGATTGAAGGTCTTTTTCATGGAGCAATACATAGGAGAGAACTTTAAAGCCGTGATATCCGGAGTCAGCGAGAATGTTCTCTTTGTTGAGCTTCTTGATCTGTTTGTAAGTGGCTCGATAGATATTTCAACACTTACCGATGACTATTATCTTTACGATATCAAGCGATACAGACTCATTGGAGAAATTAGCGGAAAGACCTATCAGCTTGGTGCTTCGCTCGATGTCACCCTCGTGGATGTCGATCATCGCCTCAGAAGAATCAACTTTGCTCCGGCTCGGGAGAATGGTAAATGA
- a CDS encoding RNA methyltransferase: MPTENSVLNNIAIILVQPKFPENIGAAARSAFNMGLSRLIIVRDHPPEYEAMAKMATHKAVHLIDSMELHSSLEAAVAPFSYIVGTTARRGRQRGSERSPRQIINGMDELPPNNQIAFLFGPENCGLANDELKYCHDISAIPTADFSSLNLAQAVAIHCYEIYHGLVHERKDIEPAPQIATSFELEGMYRHVEEALIQIDFLEEKNHTYWMNNIRRFLGRLRLSSKESNIIRGICRQFLWHHGQSR, from the coding sequence ATGCCGACAGAAAACTCCGTTCTTAATAATATAGCCATAATACTGGTTCAACCCAAGTTCCCGGAAAATATCGGGGCAGCGGCACGCAGTGCCTTCAATATGGGGCTTTCGCGGCTAATTATTGTTCGCGATCATCCTCCCGAATATGAAGCAATGGCCAAAATGGCTACACACAAAGCAGTCCATCTTATTGACTCGATGGAGCTGCACAGCAGTCTGGAAGCGGCAGTCGCGCCTTTCTCTTATATTGTCGGCACCACGGCACGACGCGGGCGGCAGCGTGGCTCCGAGCGCAGCCCACGACAAATTATCAACGGCATGGACGAGCTTCCTCCTAATAACCAGATAGCCTTTCTCTTTGGCCCGGAAAACTGCGGGCTTGCCAATGACGAGCTCAAATATTGTCATGACATCTCCGCCATTCCCACTGCAGATTTCTCTTCTCTAAATCTGGCTCAGGCTGTGGCCATTCACTGTTATGAGATCTACCATGGCTTAGTTCATGAGCGGAAAGACATTGAACCGGCTCCACAAATTGCCACCTCGTTCGAACTCGAAGGCATGTACCGGCATGTCGAGGAAGCTTTGATCCAGATTGACTTTCTCGAAGAAAAAAATCACACATACTGGATGAACAATATACGTCGGTTCCTTGGCAGGCTCCGCTTATCATCAAAAGAATCTAATATTATCAGAGGTATTTGCAGGCAGTTTTTGTGGCATCACGGTCAATCCCGATAA
- a CDS encoding endonuclease III domain-containing protein: MAQQNIFLEIYTTLYNHYGPQNWWPAESPLEMVVGAILTQNTSWKNVAKAITCLKAVNLMTIESLSGSSNEELAGCIRSAGYYNLKAKRLRNLLNMLCQEFEGSLQRLLEEELCSCREKLLQVNGIGEETADSILLYACGHPIFVVDTYTHRVFSRHNLLEEECTYGDIQERFMDNLPEDAQLFNEYHALIVRVAKEYCKKTNPLCSDCPLQGM; this comes from the coding sequence ATGGCTCAACAAAATATTTTCCTTGAAATTTATACGACTCTTTATAATCACTATGGCCCACAGAATTGGTGGCCTGCCGAATCCCCCCTTGAAATGGTGGTCGGAGCAATTCTTACTCAAAATACCAGCTGGAAAAATGTCGCCAAGGCTATAACCTGTCTTAAGGCCGTGAACCTTATGACCATAGAATCTTTGAGTGGCAGTAGTAATGAAGAGCTTGCCGGCTGCATCCGTTCCGCTGGATATTACAATCTTAAAGCCAAGCGGTTGCGAAATCTGCTGAACATGCTTTGTCAGGAGTTTGAGGGCAGTCTTCAGCGTTTGCTGGAGGAAGAACTTTGCAGTTGCCGGGAGAAATTACTGCAGGTTAACGGCATTGGAGAAGAAACCGCCGATTCAATTCTGCTGTATGCCTGCGGTCATCCTATTTTTGTCGTGGATACTTATACTCACCGGGTTTTCTCCAGACATAACCTGCTGGAGGAAGAATGCACTTACGGGGATATCCAGGAAAGATTTATGGATAATCTTCCGGAAGATGCACAACTTTTTAATGAGTATCATGCTCTTATCGTCAGAGTCGCAAAGGAATATTGTAAGAAAACCAACCCTCTCTGTAGTGATTGCCCGCTTCAGGGCATGTAG